In Magnolia sinica isolate HGM2019 chromosome 12, MsV1, whole genome shotgun sequence, a single genomic region encodes these proteins:
- the LOC131221658 gene encoding chitin-inducible gibberellin-responsive protein 1-like translates to MDLNQLFRFGPPNTNISPATAPASTLLHSEWMLRPTKFDSGSSPSSPLSTHFDHDTLSTLSNSQEQYSSTENFLNISPSGNRSLEIDSSFQASPANIQEVWNNHSIRRSSTHDVICSMKDALHELETTLMGPDTDEVSTPSSTFVENQQPESSNQISRAHSHDLHQEAPTVVRTQLFVAGKHREMISGAQWEKRQRLMDTHLQDRPLVDVKQLLMECARAISDHRMDDFNKLLPEARSAVSISGEPIQRLGAYMLEGLVARLECSGTNIYRALRCQEPESHELLSYMQILYDICPYFKFGYMAANGAIAEAFRNEDRLHIIDFQIAMGTQWVTLLQALAARPGGPPHVRITGIDDPVARYARGDGLQAVGKKLAALSEKFNIPVEFHAVPVFGDAVTREMLDVRPGEALAVNFTLQLHHTPDESVDVNNPRDGLLRMVKSLSPKVTTLVEQESNTNTTPFLMRFQETLDYYSAMFESIDVTLPRDSRERIKVEQHCLAKDIVNVIACEGKDRIERHELLGKWRSRLSMAGFQQFPLSGYVNSVIRSLLRCYSENYTLVEKDGAMLLGWKDRNLISASAWH, encoded by the coding sequence ATGGATTTGAACCAGCTGTTCAGGTTCGGTCCACCCAATACGAATATATCCCCTGCAACCGCTCCGGCTAGCACTCTGTTACACTCTGAATGGATGCTGCGGCCCACGAAATTTGACTCGGGAAGCTCACCCAGTTCTCCGCTTTCAACTCACTTTGATCACGATACGCTCTCTACATTGAGCAACAGCCAGGAGCAGTACAGCTCCACAGAAAACTTCTTGAATATCAGCCCCTCTGGCAATCGCTCATTAGAAATCGACAGTTCATTTCAAGCATCCCCTGCCAACATTCAAGAGGTCTGGAACAATCACTCAATCAGAAGATCATCCACGCACGATGTGATTTGCAGCATGAAGGATGCCCTCCATGAACTAGAGACGACTCTCATGGGCCCTGATACTGACGAAGTGAGCACACCCAGTTCGACTTTTGTTGAGAATCAACAGCCGGAAAGTTCAAATCAGATATCACGGGCCCATAGCCATGACCTCCATCAAGAGGCCCCCACCGTGGTTCGGACCCAGCTGTTTGTCGCAGGCAAGCATCGAGAAATGATTAGTGGGGCCCAGTGGGAAAAGCGTCAGAGATTGATGGACACCCACTTGCAGGACAGGCCACTCGTCGATGTGAAACAGTTGCTGATGGAGTGCGCGCGGGCCATCTCTGATCACCGGATGGACGATTTCAATAAGTTACTTCCCGAGGCCAGGAGTGCCGTTTCCATCAGTGGTGAACCCATCCAGCGGTTGGGCGCATACATGCTGGAAGGGCTGGTGGCGAGGCTGGAATGCTCCGGCACTAACATATACCGAGCGCTGAGGTGCCAAGAGCCTGAAAGCCATGAACTGCTCTCATACATGCAAATTCTCTATGACATCTGCCCATACTTCAAATTCGGTTACATGGCTGCCAATGGAGCGATTGCCGAAGCATTCCGGAATGAGGACCGCTTGCACATTATCGACTTCCAGATTGCCATGGGGACCCAGTGGGTCACCCTGCTCCAAGCATTGGCAGCTAGGCCAGGTGGGCCGCCCCATGTCCGGATCACTGGAATTGATGACCCCGTTGCGAGGTATGCCCGGGGGGATGGCTTACAGGCAGTGGGTAAGAAGTTGGCTGCCCTATCTGAGAAGTTCAATATCCCAGTTGAGTTCCACGCAGTCCCTGTCTTTGGGGACGCTGTGACCCGCGAGATGCTGGACGTGCGGCCCGGAGAGGCACTTGCGGTGAACTTCACGCTCCAGCTCCACCACACGCCTGACGAGAGTGTCGACGTGAACAACCCACGGGATGGGCTGCTCCGGATGGTGAAGTCACTCTCTCCCAAGGTGACCACGCTGGTCGAGCAGGAGTCGAACACGAACACGACTCCGTTCCTCATGCGGTTCCAGGAGACGCTAGACTACTACTCAGCTATGTTTGAGTCGATCGACGTCACATTGCCACGGGACAGCCGGGAGAGGATCAAGGTCGAGCAGCATTGCCTGGCGAAGGACATTGTGAATGTGATTGCCTGCGAGGGGAAGGACCGAATCGAACGACACGAGTTGCTTGGTAAGTGGCGGTCCCGGCTGAGCATGGCTGGGTTCCAGCAGTTCCCGTTGAGCGGGTATGTCAATTCGGTGATACGATCGCTGCTACGGTGCTATTCAGAGAATTACACGTTGGTGGAGAAGGATGGAGCCATGCTCTTGGGTTGGAAGGATAGGAATCTGATATCAGCTTCTGCATGGCATTGA